One stretch of Exiguobacterium sp. FSL W8-0210 DNA includes these proteins:
- a CDS encoding lysozyme family protein, protein MWAAAKRTARFAVTAKWQLATLKWRLILLGIAALVLFLVILVVGILDTLTGVQNEQPTDVTFNTAGGLQVSDQVLQYRGLVESELSKHGLAEQTNLVLALMMQESGGRGNDPMQASESKCGRIGCITSPEESIVYGVEHFAAVFERANRDVQLTLQSYNFGGGFIDYVQQNGGRYSKELAISFSQMMYQRVKHTGIYRCHRPSAVQHGACYGDIEYVDAVLKYLAPVAVADGVITKELLSGLHSPLAIPLNVTSRFGWRVVFGQRDNHTGIDFSCTPSDTIHAVKSGTVIYSGNRGPYGNLVQVRHDNYITAYAHLSRLGVQTGQQIDAGQALGYCGTTGRSSGNHLHFEIKTGEWSGHIDPAPVFGF, encoded by the coding sequence ATGTGGGCGGCCGCGAAACGGACGGCCCGCTTCGCCGTCACGGCGAAATGGCAGCTCGCGACGCTCAAGTGGCGGCTCATCCTGCTCGGCATCGCGGCACTCGTGTTGTTCCTGGTCATCCTCGTTGTCGGAATCCTCGACACGCTCACAGGTGTCCAGAACGAACAACCGACCGACGTCACGTTCAATACCGCAGGAGGTCTACAGGTAAGCGACCAGGTGCTCCAATATCGGGGCTTGGTCGAATCGGAACTGTCGAAGCACGGACTGGCCGAACAGACGAACCTCGTACTCGCGCTCATGATGCAGGAGAGCGGCGGACGCGGGAACGACCCGATGCAGGCGAGCGAATCGAAGTGTGGACGCATCGGATGCATCACCTCCCCCGAGGAGAGCATCGTCTACGGCGTCGAACATTTCGCCGCCGTCTTCGAACGGGCGAACCGTGACGTGCAGCTCACGCTACAGAGTTACAACTTCGGAGGCGGCTTTATTGACTATGTGCAACAGAACGGAGGACGGTACTCGAAAGAGCTCGCCATCTCGTTCTCCCAAATGATGTACCAACGCGTGAAACACACCGGCATCTACCGCTGTCATCGTCCGAGCGCGGTCCAGCACGGTGCCTGTTATGGGGACATCGAGTATGTCGATGCGGTGTTGAAATATCTTGCGCCGGTCGCCGTCGCCGACGGGGTCATCACGAAAGAACTGTTGTCGGGGTTACATTCCCCGCTCGCCATCCCGCTCAACGTGACATCGCGTTTCGGGTGGCGCGTCGTCTTCGGACAACGGGATAACCACACCGGTATCGACTTCAGTTGCACCCCGTCCGACACGATCCACGCGGTCAAGAGCGGCACCGTCATCTATAGCGGGAACCGCGGACCGTACGGCAATCTCGTCCAAGTCCGACACGACAACTACATCACGGCGTACGCGCACCTGAGTCGTCTCGGCGTCCAGACCGGGCAACAGATCGACGCTGGGCAGGCGCTCGGGTACTGCGGCACGACCGGCCGTTCGAGCGGGAACCACCTACATTTCGAGATCAAGACGGGTGAATGGTCCGGTCATATCGACCCCGCCCCGGTCTTCGGATTTTGA